The Lentzea guizhouensis genome contains a region encoding:
- a CDS encoding ribose-5-phosphate isomerase — MRVYLAADHAGFELKSHLSTALQEQGYEVVDVGAHEYDALDDYPSFCVDAAEKVVADRANGEDSLGVVIGGSGNGEQIAANKVKGARAALAWNVDTAQLARQHNDALLVGIGARQHTAEEATEIVGAFLRTSFSGEDRHQRRIDQVSAYETTGKTE; from the coding sequence GTGCGCGTTTACTTGGCAGCAGACCACGCGGGCTTCGAGCTGAAGTCCCACCTGTCCACGGCTCTCCAGGAGCAGGGCTACGAGGTCGTCGACGTCGGTGCCCACGAGTACGACGCCCTCGACGACTACCCGTCGTTCTGCGTCGACGCCGCCGAGAAGGTCGTGGCCGACCGCGCGAACGGCGAGGACAGCCTCGGCGTCGTGATCGGCGGCTCCGGCAACGGCGAGCAGATCGCCGCGAACAAGGTGAAGGGTGCGCGCGCCGCGCTGGCGTGGAACGTCGACACCGCGCAGCTCGCCCGTCAGCACAACGACGCCCTGCTGGTCGGCATCGGCGCCCGTCAGCACACCGCCGAGGAGGCGACCGAGATCGTCGGCGCGTTCCTGCGGACGTCGTTCTCCGGCGAGGACCGCCACCAGCGGCGCATCGACCAGGTCAGCGCCTACGAGACCACCGGCAAGACCGAGTAG
- a CDS encoding Fpg/Nei family DNA glycosylase codes for MPEGHTLHRLARLHQRRYAGAPVAVSSPQGRFAASLVDGRTLVRAEAHGKHLFHVYGPDAVVHVHLGLYGTFTESPLPVLLPVGQVRMRMAGATHWTDLRGPTACEVLNTDEVKAIRARLGPDPLRRDANPDLAYERVIRSRQSLAVLLMDQKVIAGVGNVYRAEVLFRHNVNPLLAGNKVSRELWDALWADLVVLMKDGVKVGQINTVRREHMPRAMKRPPRVDRHGGEVYVYRRAGEPCFLCGTEVRTTVLAARNLFWCPVCQP; via the coding sequence ATGCCGGAAGGTCACACCCTGCACCGCCTCGCGCGGTTGCACCAACGCCGGTACGCGGGTGCGCCGGTGGCCGTCAGCAGTCCACAGGGGCGCTTCGCCGCGTCCCTTGTGGACGGACGAACGCTCGTGCGCGCCGAGGCGCACGGCAAGCACCTGTTCCACGTCTACGGCCCGGACGCGGTGGTGCACGTGCACCTCGGCCTGTACGGCACGTTCACCGAGTCACCGCTGCCGGTGCTGCTGCCGGTCGGCCAGGTCCGGATGCGGATGGCCGGCGCCACGCACTGGACGGACCTGCGCGGCCCGACGGCGTGCGAGGTGCTGAACACCGACGAGGTGAAGGCCATCCGCGCCCGGCTCGGGCCCGACCCGTTGCGCCGTGACGCGAACCCCGACCTCGCCTACGAGCGGGTCATCCGGTCCCGCCAGTCGCTGGCCGTGCTGCTGATGGACCAGAAGGTCATCGCGGGTGTCGGCAACGTCTACCGCGCCGAGGTGCTGTTCCGGCACAACGTGAACCCGTTGCTGGCCGGCAACAAGGTGAGCCGCGAGCTGTGGGACGCGCTGTGGGCCGACCTGGTCGTGCTGATGAAGGACGGCGTGAAGGTCGGCCAGATCAACACCGTCCGCCGCGAGCACATGCCCAGGGCGATGAAGCGGCCGCCGCGCGTGGACCGGCACGGCGGTGAGGTGTACGTCTACCGCCGCGCCGGTGAGCCGTGCTTCCTCTGCGGCACCGAGGTCAGGACGACCGTGCTGGCCGCCCGCAACCTGTTCTGGTGCCCGGTCTGCCAGCCCTGA